TTTCGGTGGCTGATCTTGACCGGGACGGCACTCTTGAGATCATTGCTTTTTCAAGTCCAACGATTGATATTTCACCCGGGCGGTTGGGAGATGACCTGGAAGCCAAAGGTGTTGCTGTTTTTAGCTGGGACGGGCGAACCCTCAGGTTACAGAACGAATTTGAACTTCCCGACGGTCAGGTCTTCGAGACGTTAACTCCGATGGTCGCTGGAACCGGTACCGCTGAGGATCAGGTTATGATGATCCCGGTCAAGGAGGATAATAAAGGTACGCAGATACGCAGCTACACCTACAGTTCCGGTCGTGTTCGGGAAAGAAGGAAAGGTCCGTTGTTTGATGGTGACCAGTGGGTGCACATTCTTGGAAGCTCAAAGCTTGGAAAAGGGGAGAGGGTCTATCTCATTACGGCCCAGGTTCCTGAAAGTGACGAGGGTGACCTTGAGTTGTACCGTCTTGATCTGGCACAGACAAGGATAACCCTGAACTCCTCCGTAGGCACACATTTGTCGGGTTCCAGACTGCTGGAATCAACTCTTATCGGAGACATGGACCATGACGGCGAAATAGAGCTGCTGGCTCCCGGCAAGGGACGATCGAGCCTGGCCATATACAGCCTGGACAGCAACCGCTTAAAGAGAAAAGAGATATTCAACTCTTCAGGGGAGATCGGGACCAACCTCTGTCCGGGAGATTTCAATGGGGACGGGAAAAGCGATGTTATGTTCGGTCTGGATGATGGGACTCTTGTTGTTCTTTTGGGAGAATCATTGACTCAGGTGAAAAGTGAATTGTGAATGGTGAATAGAAAAATAGCTGAATTTACCTTTCACTGTTCACTGTTCACGTTTCACGGACTTTAAATGCCCTTCAACCTCACATCCGAATATACTCCCCGTGGTGACCAGCCAACTGCTATACAGCAGTTGAAGAAGGGAGTTCTGAGCGGCAAGCAGGATCAGGTCCTTCTCGGTGTGACCGGGTCCGGCAAGACCTTTACCCTGGCAAACGTCATAAACGGGTTGGATCGTCCTGCCCTCGTCATGGCTCATAACAAAACTCTGGCTGCCCAGCTGTTCCACGAGTTTAAAAGCTTTTTTCCCAATAATGCGGTGGAATATTTTGTCTCTTATTACGATTATTACCAGCCTGAAGCTTACCTGCCTCAGACCGATACCTTCATCGAAAAGGACAGTTCCATTAATGAGGTCATCGACAGGTTGAGGCACTCGGCGACACGTTCCCTGCTGACCAGGAGGGATACAATCGTGGTGGCCTCGGTGTCCTGTATCTTTGGTCTCGGATCCCCTGAAATGTACCGAAGCATGCTGGTGACTTTTCATCGGGGGCAGAAGGTCAGCAGAAGAGAGATCCTGTCCAGGCTGGTTGAGATGAGGTATGAGCGGAACGACATTGATTTTTCACGGGGAACTTTTCGCGTCCGCGGAGAGGTCGTTGACCTTTTTCCCGCCTACGAGGAAACAGCACTCAGGTTTGAACTGTTTGACGATGAGGTCGAAAGGATCTCCACACTTGATCCCCTGACCATGAAATCAATAGCAGACCTGGAGAAGATCTCTGTGTTTCCTGCCAGCCACTATGTTATCCCAGGGGATGTTATGAAGGGAGCTTTGGGGAAAATCGACGAAGAACTTAAGGAAAGGGTTTCCTGGTATCGGGATAACGGGCAGCTTATCGAGGCTCAGCGGATCTCCGAAAGGACCGCCTTCGACATGGAGATGATGCAGGTCATCGGTTATTGCAAAGGGATAGAAAACTACTCAAGGCATTTGACCGGGCGCACTAAAGGGGAACCCCCGCCCACACTCCTGGATTACCTTCCTGAAGATACCCTGATCATTATGGACGAAAGCCATCAAACCATCCCACAGGTCAGAGCCATGTACAACGGCGACAGGTCGAGGAAAGAGAGCCTTATTCAGTACGGTTTCAGGCTTCCGTCAGCCCTGGATAACCGTCCGCTTACCTTTGCAGAGTTCGAAAAAAAAGGTAACCAGAAGATCTATGTGTCTGCTACACCCGGTCCCTATGAACTTGGGAAAACGGGTGGTGAGATTGTTGAGCAGATGATCAGACCAACCGGATTGATCGATCCAGAGGTTATCGTTAGGCCAGCCACCCATCAGGTGGATGACCTCATTGGGGAGATCAGGGATGTGGTGAGTACAGGCCACCGGATCATGGTAACGACACTGACGAAACGGATGGCGGAGGATCTGACGAGCTACCTTGAAGAGCTGGGGATAAGGGTCCGTTACCTGCACTCCGACATTGAGACCCTGGAGAGGGTACAGATCATCAGGGACCTGAGACTCGGGGTTTTTGACGTCCTGGTGGGGATCAACCTCC
The nucleotide sequence above comes from bacterium. Encoded proteins:
- a CDS encoding VCBS repeat-containing protein, encoding MPRSLVMVLILAFFVILGGDTFALEPALVDGIDRAWRSVQGNADGNPVVVFDGDLTGGNYIKERFTGIPSWIVSEDFDGDGSFEAVVQFSDGTLRILSQSQGRFKTISSARKMAPEVAPVVLDSFGSEPTGGLIGIDDRGDLVSIDYETGRTRRLAGGFSPLSHLAAGDFDKDGENEIAAVSDEGHMTFVKGKTKTRSDKAVQLLPDTRISVADLDRDGTLEIIAFSSPTIDISPGRLGDDLEAKGVAVFSWDGRTLRLQNEFELPDGQVFETLTPMVAGTGTAEDQVMMIPVKEDNKGTQIRSYTYSSGRVRERRKGPLFDGDQWVHILGSSKLGKGERVYLITAQVPESDEGDLELYRLDLAQTRITLNSSVGTHLSGSRLLESTLIGDMDHDGEIELLAPGKGRSSLAIYSLDSNRLKRKEIFNSSGEIGTNLCPGDFNGDGKSDVMFGLDDGTLVVLLGESLTQVKSEL
- the uvrB gene encoding excinuclease ABC subunit UvrB — its product is MPFNLTSEYTPRGDQPTAIQQLKKGVLSGKQDQVLLGVTGSGKTFTLANVINGLDRPALVMAHNKTLAAQLFHEFKSFFPNNAVEYFVSYYDYYQPEAYLPQTDTFIEKDSSINEVIDRLRHSATRSLLTRRDTIVVASVSCIFGLGSPEMYRSMLVTFHRGQKVSRREILSRLVEMRYERNDIDFSRGTFRVRGEVVDLFPAYEETALRFELFDDEVERISTLDPLTMKSIADLEKISVFPASHYVIPGDVMKGALGKIDEELKERVSWYRDNGQLIEAQRISERTAFDMEMMQVIGYCKGIENYSRHLTGRTKGEPPPTLLDYLPEDTLIIMDESHQTIPQVRAMYNGDRSRKESLIQYGFRLPSALDNRPLTFAEFEKKGNQKIYVSATPGPYELGKTGGEIVEQMIRPTGLIDPEVIVRPATHQVDDLIGEIRDVVSTGHRIMVTTLTKRMAEDLTSYLEELGIRVRYLHSDIETLERVQIIRDLRLGVFDVLVGINLLREGLDLPEVALVAIMDADREGFLRSETSLIQTMGRAARNLDGRAILYADVITGSIKRALEETGRRRKLQETYNALHGLTPESIKSRIHDVLSSIEEADYVSVVGDEEFEPGTVEMTVGRLEKEMLEAASNMEFERAAELRDRMKELQERLLMTGSPTRTSSATGSGKGREKGRKGKAH